A region of Polynucleobacter sp. JS-Mosq-20-D10 DNA encodes the following proteins:
- a CDS encoding TIGR02450 family Trp-rich protein, translating into MNSKEKNLLSPKKLLLTKWTAVKPSHKRKHFLVSKVILPELPEQAIEFVELEAVFDQHVRVIPWRELKDSEIWLQGWV; encoded by the coding sequence ATGAACTCTAAAGAAAAAAATCTCCTTAGCCCCAAAAAACTATTGCTTACTAAATGGACTGCTGTGAAACCGTCACATAAGCGTAAGCACTTTTTAGTGAGTAAGGTCATTCTTCCGGAGCTGCCTGAACAGGCAATTGAGTTCGTTGAGCTAGAGGCCGTCTTTGATCAGCATGTACGAGTTATACCTTGGCGCGAACTGAAAGATTCTGAGATCTGGCTTCAGGGCTGGGTATAA
- a CDS encoding DUF1330 domain-containing protein produces MTIKVIGLIQLNNREAFEEYRSQVGDTVSRYQGKILSRGSFNTFLWNELKCDSFSAFVELEFPDLEHSESWANSPEYQNLLAIRSKAMKLTLFSVSL; encoded by the coding sequence ATGACTATTAAGGTGATTGGTCTTATTCAGTTAAATAATCGTGAGGCATTTGAGGAGTACCGGTCGCAGGTAGGGGATACGGTTAGCCGCTATCAGGGCAAGATCCTCTCTCGTGGATCGTTCAATACATTTTTATGGAATGAGTTGAAATGTGATTCCTTTAGCGCCTTTGTAGAGCTGGAGTTCCCAGATCTAGAGCACTCAGAATCGTGGGCCAATAGCCCAGAATATCAAAACTTACTAGCGATTCGAAGTAAAGCAATGAAGCTCACTTTATTTTCTGTCAGCCTATAA
- a CDS encoding rhodanese homology domain-containing protein, with protein MSIKNQDYAFVRNKLLKKEEIALLDVREEDPHAQEHPLFAANLPLSRIEVDAFSKLPRKDVPIVTLDDGEGLAQLAAERLTKLGYLDVSVFKGGVTGWKAAGGEVFKDVNVPSKSFGEFVESKRHTPSLSAQEVKKLIDDKEDVVVVDVRRFDEYQTMSIPTGISVPGAELVLRLPELAPNPKTKIIVNCAGRTRSIIGTQSLINAGIPNEVNALRNGTIGWTLAGQELDKGQSRQFKEVSESTATKAAERARSVADKAGVKRVKLADIEQWKSQAERTTYFFDPRTPEEYEAGHLPGFRSIPGGQLVQETEMVAPVRGARIVLSDPSTVRANMPASWLAQMAWDVYVIDDIKETDLTEKGIWIAPQPQTPHIQMVDANTASSWLKDDAKTIFIDLSTHANYVKGHIPGSWFALRSQFASAFKNLPVANRYVLTSTTGELAVFAAQEIQALIQSLAQAEVLVLTGGNAAWIKAGLDIEKGATHLASPPMDRYKRPYEGTSVDPAAMQAYLDWEFGLVEQLGKDGTHHFWVL; from the coding sequence ATGTCCATCAAAAATCAAGACTATGCTTTTGTCCGAAATAAGTTACTCAAAAAAGAAGAAATCGCTCTATTAGATGTTCGTGAAGAAGATCCTCATGCACAAGAACACCCTTTGTTTGCTGCCAATCTTCCACTATCACGTATTGAGGTTGATGCATTCAGTAAGCTTCCCAGAAAAGATGTGCCGATTGTTACGCTTGATGATGGTGAAGGGCTTGCGCAATTAGCAGCGGAAAGACTCACCAAGCTTGGCTATTTGGATGTTTCAGTATTTAAAGGCGGCGTTACAGGATGGAAGGCTGCTGGCGGAGAGGTCTTTAAAGATGTAAATGTTCCAAGCAAATCTTTTGGTGAATTTGTGGAATCAAAGCGGCATACGCCTTCCCTGTCAGCACAAGAAGTGAAGAAATTAATTGATGACAAGGAAGATGTAGTGGTGGTGGATGTGCGTCGCTTTGATGAATATCAAACTATGAGCATTCCTACGGGTATTAGCGTTCCAGGTGCTGAGTTGGTTTTGCGCCTTCCAGAATTAGCGCCCAATCCTAAGACTAAGATCATCGTCAATTGCGCAGGAAGAACGCGCAGCATCATCGGCACTCAATCACTCATTAATGCCGGTATTCCAAACGAGGTGAATGCATTACGTAATGGCACGATTGGCTGGACCCTAGCTGGTCAGGAGCTAGATAAAGGTCAAAGTCGTCAATTCAAAGAGGTCAGCGAGAGTACTGCTACCAAGGCTGCTGAGCGCGCACGGAGCGTTGCCGACAAGGCTGGGGTTAAGCGGGTTAAGCTTGCCGATATCGAGCAATGGAAATCTCAAGCCGAGCGAACCACGTATTTCTTTGACCCAAGAACGCCTGAAGAATACGAAGCAGGTCACCTACCTGGATTTCGCTCAATACCAGGTGGGCAATTGGTTCAAGAGACAGAAATGGTGGCGCCTGTTCGTGGTGCACGCATCGTGTTATCCGATCCGAGTACAGTGAGAGCAAATATGCCAGCTTCATGGCTTGCGCAGATGGCTTGGGATGTCTATGTAATTGATGACATCAAAGAAACGGATCTGACTGAGAAAGGAATCTGGATTGCACCTCAGCCGCAAACGCCTCATATTCAAATGGTGGATGCGAATACTGCTTCATCATGGTTAAAGGATGATGCCAAGACAATTTTCATCGATCTCAGCACCCATGCAAATTATGTTAAAGGCCATATTCCTGGTAGTTGGTTTGCACTACGTTCTCAGTTTGCCAGCGCCTTCAAGAATCTTCCCGTAGCAAATCGTTACGTACTTACCAGCACTACGGGCGAGTTAGCAGTATTTGCTGCACAAGAAATTCAAGCACTCATTCAATCTCTCGCTCAGGCGGAAGTACTCGTATTAACTGGAGGTAATGCAGCTTGGATCAAGGCTGGCCTTGATATTGAAAAAGGGGCTACTCATTTAGCATCACCCCCAATGGATCGCTACAAGCGGCCATATGAAGGGACCAGCGTTGATCCCGCAGCGATGCAGGCCTACCTAGATTGGGAATTTGGTTTAGTAGAGCAACTTGGCAAGGATGGAACCCATCACTTCTGGGTGCTTTGA